Genomic window (Capsicum annuum cultivar UCD-10X-F1 chromosome 10, UCD10Xv1.1, whole genome shotgun sequence):
CCAACACGAAATCATCTTTCTTTTTACCATTGCCATTAGTATCAATACCAAGATTCCTCACAGTTCCAAAAGATCCACCAATATTAGTTGAATTTCTCCAACTAACACTGCTATTACTCCTAAACATATTCCTATTAAGACCCCCTTTTCCATCACCATTTGTCTCCCTCCTTATGTCATGCCAAGATCCCGAAAATGACCTCTCCACTCCATTTGATCTACTATACCTGTCATCTTCCTCGTCTTTGTTTCCATTACTTTTCTTATGTATAAAACCCCATATATTCCACGCCCATTTCTTCGACTTTTTTGATCCCTTCCGCTCCCCATTTCCCATCCCGGAAGCACTATCCTTAAACCCCGTCAATTCAAAAGTCTCCGAGAAATCATCCCTTAAAGAATTCGAATTTGAATTGGATATCGAATTCAAATCCCTCTCAGGCAAAACTTTAGCATTAGACACTGCCTTCATCTCATCAATTTCTGCCACTACAGCAGCTGCTGTTTTCCTAATTGAGTTAGATCTATCAAGGCTCTTCCTTCTCCTCGAAGACGAATCCAAGTAATAGTCCCTAGTTTGAGCTGACCCTCCAGGCATATCAGTTTCCTCAACTGAAACACGCGATTCTTCAACCGGAATTTGATCATCTGCACGTTGAACATGCAGTACTGGTGCATCTTCTATCACTGAAACCATAGGTGGAACTCTCGGAATGCTCCTTCCCATGAAGTGAACATCACACGAAGCTCGTGGCTCATCAAAGGAATACCTAGGATCATCAACACTAATCCTCCCAATATCGAGAGAAAATCGAGGTTCAGTGTCACAAGACCTCCTCCCAAACCCATAATCCGCAATCTCAGACTGTGTATCCCTAAATTTCCTCGAAATAGGCTTCTCCAATGACAGTGTTGATGAGTTCTCGCAATGGTTTCGCTTTTTTGCCTTCTGTTTCCTCCTCCAGTTGTGCCATTTCTTGCTGAAAACTGATGCAGCTGACAAGAAACTACCCGCAATTTCCTTCAAGTCCCTTCCTCCACCTCCAGGCTTTTTCACCTGTGAATCGAGATCTATATGATCTTTCATTGGCTTCAACAATATATCCCCATTCACCACCTCTTCTTCTTCGACAATTTCTGAAACGACCTGACTGCTTTCTACAGGGGACTCTTCAGTTATCTCGTTCACCACATTCCCGTTACCAGTGTTGCTGATTTGATCAGTTTCTGACTCTTCGATTACAGACTTATTAACAACAGCAGCATCACCAGTAGTCTCCCCGCCGTCGATGGAAAATAAGGAAGAGAGCGTACTCCTCACACGAACGTCACAAGACTTACGTTGAGGCTCAAAGTACCCACCCAAGAAGCTTAACCCCTCGTTTTTAGAAGCGGAAAATGACTTAGTACGACGAAGTTCAGGGAAAAATGAAGTGGGTTTAGAGGTGGGTTTAGGAGGAAGAGTAATAGCAGAAGTTTTAGTAAAAAGGGCCTTAATAGCAGAAGAAGTAGAAGGGCGACCAGTGCTAATGGTGTTATTAGAGACAGTTTGATCTAAGGTGGTGAGGCGTTCACACAGACATTCAGGACAAAATCCAGTGAAATCTTCATCGGGGTGTTTGTCACAACTGAATGAAGAACGAGGTGGCTGCGGTGGAGGCAGTGGTGGAGGGGGCTGTGTTGGGTCAGTAGTAGTGGGATTCATTCATACCAAATGGTAATATGCAATGCGGAGTATGGACATGTTAAAGCAAGCCGCAGATGCAAAGACAAAAATGAAATAGTGTGTGAATTTGTTGGGAGAGCCTTTGGGTTTTCTGAATAAATGGGTAAAGTGAAAGACACAAAAGGAGAAGGGGATTGAAGGGAAAAAtattgagaaagaaaaaagaagaatgttctcttcttccttctcttttcCTACACAACGGACACTCTTTCAtctttttaagaaatattatttataaatataatttgtttgaccaaacATTGTATTCTTGTCTTTAaattatttcatgttttcataGCGATGAACATTGTATTCTTGTCTTTAAATTATTTCGTGTTATCATAGTATCGTATTTTTCGAGGGGAAAAAAACGGAGGCATGATTTTTAGtcaaaatattttcattatttttgtgttTAACTTTGGATGACAGATGCGTTCaagtaatagataaaattatatcCATTATGATCAGAATGTGGAAATAGCCCCATGCACAAATATAATGTAAGATATTGTTATGATTGACACTTTTCCAAACTCCACGCATAGTAAATACTTTATTGCAAAGAGCTATCCTTTTTGTGTACCTTTTATTACACAATGAGAGTCCTTAGAAGTTTATTAAGCTAAGATAAAATGGTCAAAAGgccccaaaaattatttttttttcttgataactaacataattttattaatcacCAAAGTAACCATTACAGATCAAAGCACAGTTTAACAAACTCAGTTGCTGGCTATACTCACATTCAAGGTGAATTTGAAAACGCTGGACATCGGTCAAAAGCATATTCATATAAACGTAGGAACAAGAACTAGTACCAAGAGAGAAGTTGTCTTTGATAAGGATGGAGTTTGGGTTGATACAAAAGCATTCGTAGTGAAAGACTACGCAGGACAAGATAAAAGAGTGCTGGAATATCAAAATAGATATCTTAAAAGAGAGGTTGTGACATCTTATTCTATGTCATTTGCTTTCTTTAGGACTAGACTAACAAAAAATGAATCTGTTAATGAAACTTACAGATTTGATCAAGAGGAAGAAACTTAGAATATCGTAGCCGCTCATGCTTATTTTGGCCGATTGGTCTGGAAATATGCTAGTTTCAAGTCAACATCAAAATAGGTCAAGGGCGCGTCGGAACGGTCGGTAGCTGCTTAGTCTCATCCGAGAGTTTAATCTCCTTACTCCTTACTgcttttttcaaagaaaaaaagaagggggTCGATTTAGGCTTCTTCCCTTCCACTGCGTAGCCGCGCTAGCAGGTTCTATGAGCCCTCTGTCCCATGCATCTAACCAGCTCGCGTGGTTCACCAATTCCACCGAAAACTCTCATTTGTTGAAGTGGAGCATAGTGCGTTTTAGGTGTTGAGCGAGAAGGGTCTCTTCTTTCCTTTGGCTTTGTCAATATTGAGAAACGAAGAGCTAAAGGTCAAGCAAGACAGTCTAAGAGGCTACGGAATAGTTTATGAGTAGGTTTGAGTATTCATGCATCTGTTTCTCAATAGGTCTAAGAGGCTACAGAATAGTTTATAAATACTCATAAACATGAATTCTCTACAGGGTTTCAAACCTTTCTTCAACATAGGTGACAACGAGCCAGGCAGAGATGGAAGAGATCAAACACGAGAATAAGAAGCAAGCTCGCCttcttttttgatcattttgataGAATGAAATATTCATAAAAGTAGTCCTTACGTCCCTCCGCAAGCATAAGTAGGCCTTTGCTATTAAAGGAGAATGAGTTTTCTCTATCTCTGCAACTCTAATTGTAACATGATCTGGGGAAGCCTTTAGGcactcccaaaagaaaagagaatgaaTTTTAGCCTCTGAGCGAGGATACTCCAACAAGGGATTCCTCTATCTCTTACTCGCTTCGATCAGACTCTGACAGCTTAGGGAAGAATGATGGGCCCGCCCCCCGTATAAACGAGTTTTATCGACCTTGCGTAACTGCGAGCTTCAACTAAGGGGTCGTGGTCTAGgctaaatttttttcttagaaagaatAAATGGAAAAAGGATGCTTCTGTAATGATTTTCGGAGTTgcgagaatttttttttagaaaaagggaAAGACAACGATCCTAATCAATCAACTAGAAAGGAACAAAAGACCACTCGAGGCAAGAGTCAAGCTAGCTAGAAACAATAATTATGCAGAAGAGTACTGATTGTTGGTATAGTAttgagagtaaaattttaaaattataatattctGGTTCGGATTTGATACAAGATATTAATATTGTTTTGTATTTGATATTTACGAAAtatcaaattattaattaaataaggTTCACCacgtatatataaaatatatctaACTGATTCATTGTCAACTTAAAGCTCAAAGGTCGAAAGGTCCATCCTTCGTTCTTCACTTCTGCACAATAATATTAGTCAACAGCTCTAATCGAACTAACCCTATTTACCTGACTACTTTTGAAGTTGCCTTCACTGTGAGTAGATTGGCATTCAGACATTTAGTTAGACAAAATAGGAATACAGTATTACCAAATACTTATCGAAGGAAATTTTAATTTATCGATTACTaaattatgaaattgaaatttaaaaatataatatttgatatcTGATATTTTCTATCTACTTCAattaataattattgaattattaaacctaaattttaaaaatatcaaactgAATATTAGACGCCCATCCTAGTGGGGATATTGATTTAAAACCTAATAGTAGAAGTCAAAGTTGCTTGATTTCGGACGGTTACATAAGGAAATTTACCATTTTGCCTTTATAAATAATTCCTAAACGTCTgaagatgaaaaattgaaatacaTAAAGAGGGAACGAATACTCATATAtgctctttattttatttttgtaattaattaccTATGTACGTTTATCCCCTTTTAATGTTCTCCCATAAATTTTTTCGGTTACTGTAAAATCACGTCCATTAAAATTGTCCTACTCCTTATTAATTGTcaatataaacaaaacaaaaaatagaaatatgcTATATTTGTGGAGTACTACACCCAAAGGGACTAATATGGTGTCTGGTAAGTTCATAAATCGGTAAATTAACTATTTATATAGgattattgatttatttacatGCTTGAGTCTTGACAATTACCAAAAGTGCTTATTGGTCAAATTCAGTAGTAAATCATAAGTTTATAATCTTAACTCATTGAtttatgacttataataacttttaatttgattaaatattctacgattttatcttgaaatttttttatggtCTTCACaatacatgatataaattttatttctcagctattatatttatgtcatttgTCTTTTCTAAAGTCagaatacattaaaaaatatagtaattattttgtaaaaaatttaaggatatttcagttattttaataagataaaaaaaaaagtaatagcaatatctttttatcaaacatgttaacTGATTATTAGTTTCACTTCTTCTATTCAAACATATAACTATCTATTTATAACATCAGTTTTAACATCTAAAATCATTTTTCAGTAACTAATGCCTATCAACTACTTTCAGGACTCTAAATATTGTCAAACAAGCCTACAACATGTGTGCTCAAATCGAAAGTTTCACTTTCCATTTTCCACACaaatatatgattttaattaaggtataaaatagatttcttttcttacgaaaggaaaaaaggaaatcTATTTCTTTTACTAGTGTTTGTGACTAGCAACAACTNNNNNNNNNNNNNNNNNNNNNNNNNNNNNNNNNNNNNNNNNNNNNNNNNNNNNNNNNNNNNNNNNNNNNNNNNNNNNNNNNNNNNNNNNNNNNNNNNNNNNNNNNNNNNNNNNNNNNNNNNNNNNNNNNNNNNNNNNNNNNNNNNNNNNNNNNNNNNNNNNNNNNNNNNNNNNNNNNNNNNNNNNNNNNNNNNNNNNNNNNNNNNNNNNNNNNNNNNNNNNNNNNNNNNNNNNNNNNNNNNNNNNNNNNNNNNNNNNNNNNNNNNNNNNNNNNNNNNNNNNNNNNNNNNNNNNNNNNNNNNNNNNNNNNNNNNNNNNNNNNNNNNNNNNNNNNNNNNNNNNNNNNNNNNNNNNNNNNNNNNNNNNNNNNNNNNNNNNNNNNNNNNNNNNNNNNNNNNNNNNNNNNNNNNNNNNNNNNNNNNNNNNNNNNNNNNNNNNNNNNNNNNNNNNNNNNNNNNNNNNNNNNNNNNNNNNNNNNNNNNNNNNNNNNNNNNNNNNNNNNNNNNNNNNNNNNNNNNNNNNNNNNNNNNNNNNNNNNNNNNNNNNNNNNNNNNNNNNNNNNNNNNNNNNNNNNNNNNNNNNNNNNNNNNNNNNNNNNNNNNNNNNNNNNNNNNNNNNNNNNNNNNNNNNNNNNNNNNNNNNNNNNNNNNNNNNNNNNNNNNNNNNNNNNNNNNNNNNNNNNNNNNNNNNNNNNNNNNNNNNNNNNNNNNNNNNNNNNNNNNNNNNNNNNNNNNNNNNNNNNNNNNNNNNNNNNNNNNNNNNNNNNNNNNNNNNNNNNNNNNNNNNNNNNNNNNNNNNNNNNNNNNNNNNNNNNNNNNNNNNNNNNNNNNNNNNNNNNNNNNNNNNNNNNNNNNNNNNNNNNNNNNNNNNNNNNNNNNNNNNNNNNNNNNNNNNNNNNNNNNNNNNNNNNNNNNNNNNNNNNNNNNNNNNNNNNNNNNNNNNNNNNNNNNNNNNNNNNNNNNNNNNNNNNNNNNNNNNNNNNNNNNNNNNNNNNNNNNNNNNNNNNNNNNNNNNNNNNNNNNNNNNNNNNNNNNNNNNNNNNNNNNNNNNNNNNNNNNNNNNNNNNNNNNNNNNNNNNNNNNNNNNNNNNNNNNNNNNNNNNNNNNNNNNNNNNNNNNNNNNNNNNNNNNNNNNNNNNNNNNNNNNNNNNNNNNNNNNNNNNNNNNNNNNNNNNNNNNNNNNNNNNNNNNNNNNNNNNNNNNNNNNNNNNNNNNNNNNNNNNNNNNNNNNNNNNNNNNNNNNNNNNNNNNNNNNNNNNNNNNNNNNNNNNNNNNNNNNNNNNNNNNNNNNNNNNNNNNNNNNNNNNNNNNNNNNNNNNNNNNNNNNNNNNNNNNNNNNNNNNNNNNNNNNNNNNNNNNNNNNNNNNNNNNNNNNNNNNNNNNNNNNNNNNNNNNNNNNNNNNNNNNNNNNNNNNNNNNNNNNNNNNNNNNNNNNNNNNNNNNNNNNNNNNNNNNNNNNNNNNNNNNNNNNNNNNNNNNNNNNNNNNNNNNNNNNNNNNNNNNNNNNNNNNNNNNNNNNNNNNNNNNNNNNNNNNNNNNNNNNNNNNNNNNNNNNNNNNNNNNNNNNNNNNNNNNNNNNNNNNNNNNNNNNNNNNNNNNNNNNNNNNNNNNNNNNNNNNNNNNNNNNNNNNNNNNNNNNNNNNNNNNNNNNNNNNNNNNNNNNNNNNNNNNNNNNNNNNNNNNNNNNNNNNNNNNNNNNNNNNNNNNNNNNNNNNNNNNNNNNNNNNNNNNNNNNNNNNNNNNNNNNNNNNNNNNNNNNNNNNNNNNNNNNNNNNNNNNNNNNNNNNNNNNNNNNNNNNNNNNNNNNNNNNNNNNNNNNNNNNNNNNNNNNNNNNNNNNNNNNNNNNNNNNNNNNNNNNNNNNNNNNNNNNNNNNNNNNNNNNNNNNNNNNNNNNNNNNNNNNNNNNNNNNNNNNNNNNNNNNNNNNNNNNNNNNNNNNNNNNNNNNNNNNNNNNNNNNNNNNNNNNNNNNNNNNNNNNNNNNNNNNNNNNNNNNNNNNNNNNNNNNNNNNNNNNNNNNNNNNNNNNNNNNNNNNNNNNNNNNNNNNNNNNNNNNNNNNNNNNNNNNNNNNNNNNNNNNNNNNNNNNNNNNNNNNNNNNNNNNNNNNNNNNNNNNNNNNNNNNNNNNNNNNNNNNNNNNNNNNNNNNNNNNNNNNNNNNNNNNNNNNNNNNNNNNNNNNNNNNNNNNNNNNNNNNNNNNNNNNNNNNNNNNNNNNNNNNNNNNNNNNNNNNNNNNNNNNNNNNNNNNNNNNNNNNNNNNNNNNNNNNNNNNNNNNNNNNNNNNNNNNNNNNNNNNNNNNNNNNNNNNNNNNNNNNNNNNNNNNNNNNNNNNNNNNNNNNNNNNNNNNNNNNNNNNNNNNNNNNNNNNNNNNNNNNNNNNNNNNNNNNNNNNNNNNNNNNNNNNNNNNNNNNNNNNNNNNNNNNNNNNNNNNNNNNNNNNNNNNNNNNNNNNNNNNNNNNNNNNNNNNNNNNNNNNNNNNNNNNNNNNNNNNNNNNNNNNNNNNNNNNNNNNNNNNNNNNNNNNNNNNNNNNNNNNNNNNNNNNNNNNNNNNNNNNNNNNNNNNNNNNNNNNNNNNNNNNNNNNNNNNNNNNNNNNNNNNNNNNNNNNNNNNNNNNNNNNNNNNNNNNNNNNNNNNNNNNNNNNNNNNNNNNNNNNNNNNNNNNNNNNNNNNNNNNNNNNNNNNNNNNNNNNNNNNNNNNNNNNNNNNNNNNNNNNNNNNNNNNNNNNNNNNNNNNNNNNNNNNNNNNNNNNNNNNNNNNNNNNNNNNNNNNNNNNNNNNNNNNNNNNNNNNNNNNNNNNNNNNNNNNNNNNNNNNNNNNNNNNNNNNNNNNNNNNNNNNNNNNNNNNNNNNNNNNNNNNNNNNNNNNNNNNNNNNNNNNNNNNNNNNNNNNNNNNNNNNNNNNNNNNNNNNNNNNNNNNNNNNNNNNNNNNNNNNNNNNNNNNNNNNNNNNNNNNNNNNNNNNNNNNNNNNNNNNNNNNNNNNNNNNNNNNNNNNNNNNNNNAAAAGGAAATCTATTTCTTTTACTAGTGTTTGTGACTAGCAACAACTCAGAGGAGGAGTAGTGagtactttttcatttttaactATAGGTTTCAAATACGACTTTTTTTAGATATGAAATTGTCTTTGATAGGAAGTAGTTTAGTGTCGGAGTAAGAATTTTCATTAAGGAGGCTCAAACGTAGGTATATAAATCAATCGAAAGAGTttaatatctattatatatatataaaaaataattttaattatttataaatattataatttttcatcgaatgAAATTTTGGATGAACTCCTGACCCAAAGGTAGCTCGACCTCTAGAATGGTTTACCCCCTAACATGAAattttttaacatgaattcacatttaGCGAGTCTCCGATGCAGATACCGAATATGTAAGTGGGAAAAAAATAGTGCTTGGGACTGAAGTTTAGATTTTGAAAGATTCGTTTGGTGAGAGAGAAAAAAGCAAAAGTAATAAATCACGCCAACACATAAGTCCTCTCTGAATGTGTAATACAGAAATGTCTCACTGTTTTCTCTCCAACACTTCTCTTTTCCCTTTCTTTGCTTTTTCTTTTGTCTGAGAGTACTTAATTAAACCtttgtctttttttctcttttcttggtTTTGGAGTTCCCTtttgtttttcccttttgagTCTACCCTTTTGTTTGGCACCTCATTTTGAGTTCCACCATTCTACATTTTCGTTTTTTTTTATagagggaaaaggcatcgttttcattttaaactatatttgaaaagttaaagtcatatctaaactatactagtgacctattacacacttaaactataaaaaaagtgaaaccatttacaccctgtcaggctaccagcACTTGCATGTGATGTaatgttttacacgcgctgccacgtcagcatcACGTCAGTctaaagtatcacttttttatagttaaggtgtgtaataggtcacttatatagtttatgtGTGGATTTGACTTTtcaactatagtttggggtggaaataatgactttttccttaatgtttttagccgtttacttttgttatttaataggctggatgcgcctaaaataagtgtaacacacgcgccttaggaTGGGGgttgcggggaggtaataatatcacttttttatagtgaAGGTGTGTAATatgtcactagtatagtttatgTATGACTTAAATTTTTCGGGTATAATTTAgggtgaaaatgatgtttttttttccttttatatattaCCATGTTCTCATGACACTTGTGAGTTGTTATGTTACAGTTGTACCAACAATTTGTTACAAAGTATGGGAGAAGAATGACAAGCAACGAAGCCAATCGAATACGTATACCATATTCACAGGGCTCACCCTGAGGGGTGTGATATAGAAATAATTAAagatgtaatatatatatatatataataagtatcATATTAAAAAAGAGGTCAACAGTTTAGCGcaaaaatgcataaaataaaattatgtacaATAGATCCCTTCCATAAATCTCCTTGACAATGTGATTTTAGCTCATTGACTGATGCCTCTTCTGTTTTTTGTTTGGATAcagagtaaatttttttttttttttgacaaagcAGTGTGGGATAGTCTCCTAAGGTGTGGTTCCGAGGATATGTGAATCAGCCATATAATTAAGCAAgattaaacaataaaaattattgGTTCATCTTCATTTGTCCACTTTTTTATTGGTATGGAATTAAGAATTAGTAAATGTTAGGGGTAATTTTGTCATATTATCCTTTGCACCTAATAAATATTTTGTGAAAATGCATTAGACAGTAAATGGTATTTAATGTTAAGAATAAAGTGGATAGAAAATtagaaatagataaattattcattGGTTTTATAAATTGGACAAACATTGATGGacaattcaaaaatagaaaagtgaACAAGTAAAGATGACAAAGGAAGTACAAACGATTCAATTTATTtgtattacttttctttttaacaCATCTCCAAAaagaatgtttttttttcttttttgacaattatttaatttgaacTTTAGACATGACATGTTTAATACTATAAAATTAAAAGGCTCATTATGATTCATTTTATACATCCTTAATTTAAGATCAGAGCATTCAAAATTTTTCCATACTTTTTTAGAGTAGGTACCacgttaaaataaaaaatacaaattaaaactGAGAGATACGGAGAGTGATAATTAATCCATAAAATTAGGAATACAAGATTGTGgtttttttacattttgataagaggggggaggggggggggggggggggggggggggggggatgaaaGTCTGAAAGTAGACAGACAGAGGCAGAAACCACTTCGTATAAAGTCCATGAAGATGATGGGACATGCACACCTTTCATATCACTAATTCCATTTCCCTTTCACCTTTTGGAATATAGTAGATAGACTGGTAAGCTTTGGCACTTTGCTAAATCTAATCTACTTTATAAACAACGTATAAATGTTCATGGGACTGTGGTAAGATAGTAGGAGTTCCTTCATCCTTAGTCAGAATTATCGAGTTTGAACTTTCATATGAAAAAAATCTTGTTGGAAGCTCTCTTCGTAAAATGGACTCTAATCTGGATATAGTCGAGCTACTGAACACTAAGTGGAAACAAAGATGTGGAATAACTtagataattataaaaaattcttATAACCAATAATTGATTATATGCTATTATAAGTTGATGTTTACGAATATgtgatgttaaaaaaaaattacaccatCAATATATTTAACTTAATTAAATAATGGAGGCATGATTTAGATCAGCTTACGTGTGTGTAATTGCTTTTTCGTAAATTATAAGTTGGTGTATGGAATGCATGCAGCGTAAAGTGAATCTCTGTCGTCAACTATTGctattctttgtattttttattatacaATACTAGAATAAAACGAATTATTTGTGTAAACACAAAAAGGCTTTCACATTTGTCTGTGGCTTAGTTGCTCTCTTTTCTTGTTGTTTCTTCTATGACATTACAATTAAAAGATGCCAAAAGCTAAGAGATATCCTAAAATGATCTTAATCATTGATGCTAAAATTAGCGTAAGAAAACATAAGTTGTTCAACTTGATACAAATTTGGATGAGTTATTTGATCTATTCATTTATTAGCTCAATATATTTCAGTTCAATTTATTTTTGTCCATTAAAAGTTAGACTGATAGGTAGTCCAAAATGACGCATGAATGATtatgtcaaaatattttaaaaaagataacctttttatttgatatgttatatagctataataaagaaaaatactaataattttatcaAGTGCACGCGAAAAATTATAGACAAATAAAGCCACTAAAATTTAGTAAGTAAGAATTAAACGGATTAGGTTATGACTTGCATTTTAACCCATTTCAGCATAATCTATTTCAGTCAGAGAATTTTGAGCAGATTTGAGTAGGTCTGAGCGGATTGTAAACCCGCTCATTTAttaatctaatttatttttacCTGTCCAAAATCAACTCAATCCATCTATTTAACACCCACTAATCTTGATGTCTATTAATGGAAGGGAATCATGGGAAATTAAGTGGACGTAAATGCAACTTGTGTTAATTACGATGAACTCTAatcatttaaattaaaattaacaaTGCAAAAATACCTTTAGGAGGAGCAAAATTAGCCATGAAAATATGACTCAATCATCATGTCCAAGTGAGTTGAGTTGGGTATATTTTCATGACAAGCTAATTTAGCTGCAATGCAAGTCAGTTCATCTAAAATTGAATTGATTTAGTTTTCTGAAatgacacaaaataaaatttattaaaatacatattttcttAACTCTTCATTGTTTGGTATGTTATAACAAAGAGAAAAAGTTCGTTAACTTTATTTAGTAATCAAACTAGTTATGAGAAAataatattgaaacaaaaatttgGTTAGAGTTGAACTGGTTGAAATATGTAGCCAATTATTTAAAGGAAAATTGCAGTCaaatactcccttcatttcagaataagtgaattgttggggtatttattagtgtttcaaaataaatgaatcattgaatttttttctaaatttacctTTATGa
Coding sequences:
- the LOC107852915 gene encoding protein OCTOPUS, which codes for MNPTTTDPTQPPPPLPPPQPPRSSFSCDKHPDEDFTGFCPECLCERLTTLDQTVSNNTISTGRPSTSSAIKALFTKTSAITLPPKPTSKPTSFFPELRRTKSFSASKNEGLSFLGGYFEPQRKSCDVRVRSTLSSLFSIDGGETTGDAAVVNKSVIEESETDQISNTGNGNVVNEITEESPVESSQVVSEIVEEEEVVNGDILLKPMKDHIDLDSQVKKPGGGGRDLKEIAGSFLSAASVFSKKWHNWRRKQKAKKRNHCENSSTLSLEKPISRKFRDTQSEIADYGFGRRSCDTEPRFSLDIGRISVDDPRYSFDEPRASCDVHFMGRSIPRVPPMVSVIEDAPVLHVQRADDQIPVEESRVSVEETDMPGGSAQTRDYYLDSSSRRRKSLDRSNSIRKTAAAVVAEIDEMKAVSNAKVLPERDLNSISNSNSNSLRDDFSETFELTGFKDSASGMGNGERKGSKKSKKWAWNIWGFIHKKSNGNKDEEDDRYSRSNGVERSFSGSWHDIRRETNGDGKGGLNRNMFRSNSSVSWRNSTNIGGSFGTVRNLGIDTNGNGKKKDDFVLERNRSARYSPNHIDNGFLRFHFAPMRGSRRGLPAQSRPNGRSLLRLY